A single genomic interval of Candidatus Thorarchaeota archaeon harbors:
- a CDS encoding ferredoxin, translating into MKVTIDQDECIMCGTCEDICPEAFVLGDDDIAEVVAEYRKDEGATGEIPEELEECAWDAADACPVQIIHLE; encoded by the coding sequence ATTAAGGTCACTATCGACCAAGATGAATGTATAATGTGTGGAACATGTGAAGATATATGTCCTGAAGCCTTTGTTCTTGGGGACGATGATATAGCTGAAGTTGTGGCGGAATACCGTAAGGATGAGGGTGCGACGGGGGAAATACCCGAGGAACTTGAAGAATGTGCATGGGATGCAGCTGACGCGTGTCCTGTACAGATAATCCATCTCGAGTAG